One window of the Branchiostoma lanceolatum isolate klBraLanc5 chromosome 3, klBraLanc5.hap2, whole genome shotgun sequence genome contains the following:
- the LOC136429761 gene encoding uncharacterized protein, with protein sequence MFGTMGRVAMRGLMGAQPNILAAPRSRPAQVFQGMANLAASISTIDAVLYVTAAAMAGAGIAHYKREEQQTPMRNNIAVVGDASPTEVPTYPWVGVADEYWTGF encoded by the exons ATGTTCGGAACCATGGGCAGGGTGGCCATGAGGGGCCTGATGGGGGCACAGCCTAACATCTTGGCCG CCCCCAGGTCCCGCCCTGCCCAGGTGTTCCAGGGAATGGCCAACCTCGCTGCCT CCATCTCTACCATCGACGCCGTGTTGTATGTAACAGCTGCAGCCATGGCTGGAGCTGGCATTGCACAC TACAAACGAGAGGAGCAGCAGACACCGATGAGGAACAACATTGCAGTCGTCGGTGACGCCAGTCCCACGGAGGTACCAACTTACCCGTGGGTTGGCGTCGCCGACGAATACTGGACAGGTTTCTAA
- the LOC136429198 gene encoding nuclear pore complex protein Nup160-like, with product MAGRVLSFCEVPLNLGDQQRWKELTVNLGGGGSQDIKLPERGGGFSYKDGGRVGAGAACNRLIYWRSYGDTLELVELSGNANLDGNAVRIRFPDSVVVPCVGIHETHAHVVVLFATVCSVHRIVLPHPSRIARMDYGGDYGIPSVFADLSLAELRNEANFHLLNQSPSNYPHLGATWLTNEGEALFAMATIGGSILLVKLPQYGIQGIVSEHELRQASMMQRLWTGWVPSVIRGGQESSDATLDLCVHRQDSLGHDNFVFAVCRDHKLRMWSTNDQECVAEADLLDYVADKIDQQTAPGQSHMIQKAYDSQTHSLYLVAFLSFADRSMVRFVVVQPVLEDGRYHFLHMATLCSPQEKLIGLHLDPSTLWTVWTNSYDETVARYCSIESGQAGQQGWSQVILEPAVSPEVTVPNHQDPSEAYLEHIFHPGRFSLQTIAKALHIYRRSVDVIADLSAAVLKEQVSLVVESEIQNAVTEYEVQQEEYYQVQLQSWNKFYMCCTQYHQVAARPVGVYSDEDTAMVCLVKKGAVSFLRPCDGVEHLYLAPQGVCQPQHLSAAPFNIADDKLCRDIVLLGDCLRLIRDQLTPDVVSAVEQDLFHLETPQNIVEPLVNNVISEAGDVDQSSAEVISTLESSLQTIIDAPRAIDTVLQAMDVTGGDPENLAVPDLAVEPLRQLSLNHVFGSAVGHAVLESSARQLATTRLAICRDLLLLQGLMGRMGQRASLSQDSLNKLQSDLIPRTAQLMQVYYVITWVAMATYTHVPSNSLDMNLRQLQAMDISDLGTGLPRYLMTEGTLLALFLHGVGGQQLGSLLAGQEDLDQDPCALWAGVLQTAVLYILQLLYPMSPSSLLPEFLMTKCQYLQLQEFVRLLDSWCVWNTSSRRFFLGAAYLNCGEPHKAMDCFLQGVHGVGNEDFLLNKLLQPTDQELPHLPVLYLVKVLRLLEQFEVPELVISLANSAIGMAQPDDPNIPMLWSKVFKYHLELGHNNEAYAAMTANPDHTRRKDCLRQFIVILCERSQLQTLVEFPYVGLHDEVVYIIESRARSVDLTAHNYYDLLYAFHIYRGSYRKAGSTMYEYGLRLGRELPGVKSLQKQAKCYLAAINTLRLVDPKYAWIVKPVRVETATEEGRVSPKRDYSGDHRLPHKKKQVEILELSELEKEYMVVLARLHLIQKDPDPAHATGPPLSAEETVALLVQAGLFDNAVSLSQAFRLSLVPVFEGLASKCVRLTQSGPDVPKVGGKKEAFDWLGANDIPFTHTSKPITAADQAWQLLQTYLERFDIAGVKGYHKSVANKLLSLGAPLPTWLVRAYKEKNASELLRLYLNFDLLEEACHLVGEYIDAVLGKGTEYFGLKSALHATSPSVWLPYTAIDHLLYTLRTAEGNSMYAKLHMELCDKLQVYHRNVERVSQDMVQTALQKAARHSRQDQSFNMSSYGRT from the exons ATGGCGGGACGTGTGCTGAGTTTCTGCGAAGTTCCGCTGAATTTGGGCGACCAACAGCGATGGAAGGAGCTAACCGTCAATCTAG GCGGAGGCGGGAGTCAGGATATAAAGCTTCCTGAGCGCGGCGGCGGGTTCAGTTATAAGGATGGAGGGAGGGTCGGTGCTGGGGCGGCCTGCAACAGGCTCATCTACTG GAGGAGCTATGGGGACACCCTTGAGCTTGTAGAGCTCTCCGGTAACGCTAACCTGGACGGGAACGCGGTGCGGATCAGGTTTCCGGACTCCGTCGTGGTGCCGTGCGTCGGGATCCATGAGACCCACGCTCACGTGGTCGTGCTGTTCGCCACGGTCTGCAGCGTGCACAGGATCGTGTTGCCTCACCCCAGCAGGATCGCAAGGATG GACTATGGGGGAGACTACGGAATCCCTTCTGTGTTTGCTGACCTCTCATTGGCCGAGCTTCGCAACGAGGCCAACTTCCACCTCCTGAACCAATCACCATCCAACTACCCGCACCTGGGAGCCACCTGGCTGACCAATGAGGGAGAAGCTCtctttgccatggcaaccatcgGAGGAAGCATCTTACTGGTCAAACTTCCCCAGTATGGCATTCAAG GTATTGTGAGTGAGCATGAGCTGAGACAGGCGTCCATGATGCAGCGACTGTGGACAGGCTGGGTTCCCTCTGTCATCAG GGGAGGCCAGGAGAGCTCGGACGCGACCCTTGACCTCTGCGTGCACCGCCAGGACTCCTTGGGTCACGACAACTTCGTGTTCGCTGTGTGTCGCGACCACAAGCTCAGGATGTGGTCCACTAAC GACCAGGAGTGTGTAGCAGAAGCCGACCTGTTGGACTACGTAGCCGACAAGATCGACCAGCAGACTGCTCCAG GCCAGAGCCACATGATCCAGAAGGCGTATGACAGTCAGACCCACAGTCTGTACCTGGTGGCTTTCCTGTCATTCGCCGACAGGTCTATGGTAAGG TTTGTAGTTGTACAGCCAGTTCTGGAGGATGGGCGGTATCACTTCCTACACATGGCAACCCTGTGTTCACCTCAG GAGAAGCTGATAGGCCTCCACCTGGACCCCTCCACCCTGTGGACCGTGTGGACCAACAGTTACGACGAGACTGTGGCTAGGTACTGCAGTATTGAAAG TGGCCAGGCTGGTCAGCAGGGCTGGAGTCAGGTCATCTTGGAGCCAGCAGTCAGCCCAGAGGTGACTGTGCCAAACCATCAGGACCCGAGT GAAGCCtatcttgaacacattttcCACCCAGGGAGGTTCTCGTTACAGACCATCGCCAAGGCTTTACAT ATCTACCGGCGCTCAGTTGATGTGATAGCAGACCTGTCAGCAGCAGTGCTGAAGGAACAAGTCTCACTGGTGGTAGAGTCAGAG ATCCAGAACGCCGTGACAGAGTACGAGGTACAACAGGAGGAGTACTACCAGGTCCAGCTGCAGAGCTGGAACAAGTTCTACATGTGCTGCACACAGTACCACCAGGTAGCAGCACGACCAGTGGGGGTCTACAGCGATGAGGACACTGCTATGGTGTGTCTGGTCAAGAAG GGAGCTGTGTCCTTCCTGCGACCTTGTGATGGAGTAGAACACTTGTACCTGGCTCCGCAGGGGGTCTGCCAGCCGCAGCACCTGTCCGCCGCTCCCTTCAACATCGCAG ATGACAAGCTGTGCCGAGACATAGTCCTACTCGGAGACTGTCTGCGGCTGATCCGTGACCAGCTGACGCCGGACGTGGTGTCGGCCGTAGAGCAGGACCTGTTCCACCTGGAGACGCCGCAGAACATCGTGGAGCCGCTGGTCAACAATGTCATCTCTGAGGCCGG AGATGTGGACCAGTCCTCAGCTGAGGTCATCAGCACCTTGGAGTCCAGCCTGCAGACCATCATCGACGCCCCCAGGGCCATCGACACGGTACTGCAGGCCATGGATGTGACAGGAGGCGACCCTGAGAATCTCGCTGTGCCTGATctag CTGTGGAGCCCCTGAGACAGCTGAGTCTGAACCATGTGTTCGGCAGCGCCGTGGGACATGCAGTACTGGAGAGTTCCGCCAGGCAGCTCGCAACGACACGGCTCGCCATCTGCCGCgacctgctgctgctgcagggccTCATGGGAAGGATGGGTCAAAGG GcatctctgtcccaggacagtCTGAACAAGCTCCAGTCAGATCTCATTCCCAGGACAGCCCAGCTGATGCAGGTGTATTACGTCATCACctgggttgccatggcaacctacACACATGTTCCCAGCAACAGTCT AGACATGAACCTGAGGCAGCTACAGGCTATGGACATCTCAGACTTGGGCACAGGGCTGCCCAGATACT TGATGACAGAGGGCACCCTGCTGGCCCTGTTCCTACACGGGGTCGGAGGTCAGCAGCTGGGGAGCCTGTTGGCTGGACAGGAGGACCTGGACCAGGACCCGTGTGCGCTGTGGGCCGGGGTGCTGCAGACGGCAGTACTCTACATACTGCAGCTGCTCTATCCCATGAGCCCCAGCAGTCTCCTCCCAGAGTTCCTCATGACAAAGTGCCAGTATCTGCAGCTACAG GAGTTTGTACGCCTGCTGGACAGCTGGTGTGTGTGGAACACTTCCAGCAGGAGGTTCTTCCTGGGAGCGGCTTACCTGAACTGTGGGGAGCCTCACAAGGCCATGGACTGTTTCTTACAG GGAGTCCATGGTGTTGGGAATGAAGATTTCCTACTGAACAAACTCCTGCAGCCGACAGACCAGGAACTGCCACATCTACCTGTGCTGTACCTGGTCAAG GTGCTGAGGTTGCTGGAGCAGTTTGAGGTCCCAGAGCTGGTCATTTCCCTCGCCAACTCTGCCATCGGCATGGCTCAGCCAGATGATCCCAACATT CCAATGCTGTGGTCGAAGGTGTTTAAGTACCACCTGGAGCTGGGGCACAACAACGAGGCTTACGCTGCCATGACTGCAAACCCCGATCACACAAG gaGGAAAGACTGCCTGCGACAATTCATCGTGATCCTGTGTGAACGGTCGCAGCTCCAGACACTTGTGGAGTTCCCTTATGTCGGGCTACATGACGAA GTTGTATATATTATCGAGTCCCGTGCACGCTCAGTTGACCTGACGGCTCACAACTACTACGACCTTCTGTACGCATTCCACATCTACAGGGGCAGCTACAGGAAAG CTGGCAGTACGATGTACGAGTACGGCCTGAGATTAGGGAGAGAACTcccaggtgtgaaaagtctACAGAAACAAGCCAAGTGTTACTTGGCTGCCATCAACACTCTCAGACTGGTAGACCCCAAATATGCCTGGATTGTCAAACCAGTCAGAGTAGAGACCGCTACG GAGGAGGGTCGTGTTTCTCCAAAGAGAGACTACAGCGGGGACCACAGACTGCCTCACA AAAAGAAGCAGGTCGAGATCCTGGAGCTGTCAGAACTGGAGAAAGAGTACATGGTGGTGCTTGCTAGATTGCACCTCATACAGAAGGACCCAGATCCTGCACATGCTACAG GTCCGCCCCTGTCCGCGGAGGAGACTGTAGCCCTGCTCGTGCAGGCAGGTCTGTTTGACAACGCCGTGTCGCTGTCTCAGGCCTTCAGACTGTCCCTGGTGCCTGTGTTCGAGGGACTGGCCTCCAA GTGTGTTAGACTGACCCAGAGTGGCCCAGACGTCCCCAAAGTTGGCGGAAAGAAGGAAGCCTTTGATTGGCTGGGAGCCAACGACATCCCCTTCACGCACACATCTAAGCCGATCAC TGCTGCTGATCAGGCCTGGCAGCTGTTGCAGACTTACCTGGAGAGGTTCGACATCGCGGGGGTCAAAGGTTACCACAAGAGTGTGGCCAACAAGCTGCTGTCCTTGggggcccccctccccacctggcTGGTCAGGGCTTACAAG gaaAAGAATGCCTCTGAGCTGTTAAGACTGtacttgaactttgacctgttgGAGGAGGCGTGTCACCTGGTGGGGGAGTACATCGATGCTGTGTTAGGGAAGGGCACGGAGTACTTTGGGTTAAAG AGTGCCCTCCATGCCACCTCCCCCAGTGTTTGGTTACCTTACACAGCCATCGACCATCTTCTATACACACTCAGAACTGCAGAGGGAAACTCCATGTATGCCAAG CTACACATGGAGCTGTGTGACAAGCTTCAGGTTTACCACCGGAACGTGGAGAGGGTTTCGCAGGACATGGTGCAGACTGCGCTGCAGAAGGCAGCCCGGCACTCAAGACAGGACCAGTCCTTCAACATGTCATCGTACGGCAGAACATAA